The Mixta hanseatica genome includes a region encoding these proteins:
- a CDS encoding glycine zipper 2TM domain-containing protein codes for MNKSMIAGMGIGVVAALGVAAVASMNVFNPGPQYAQVISATPIKETIKNPRQECRNVTLTHRRAVQDENRIAGSVLGAVAGGVLGHQFGGGRGKDVATVAGALAGGYAGNQVQGGLQDRDTYTTTEQRCKTVYDKQDKMLGYDVTYKIGDQQGKIRMENDPGTRIPLDRNGQLILNSNSDQA; via the coding sequence GTGAATAAATCAATGATAGCGGGTATGGGTATTGGTGTGGTTGCCGCTCTGGGCGTGGCTGCCGTTGCCAGCATGAACGTGTTTAATCCGGGTCCCCAATACGCACAGGTTATTTCCGCAACGCCCATCAAGGAAACGATTAAAAACCCACGTCAGGAGTGTCGGAACGTCACGCTTACTCATCGTCGGGCGGTTCAGGATGAGAACCGCATTGCCGGATCGGTATTAGGCGCGGTGGCCGGCGGGGTATTGGGTCATCAGTTTGGCGGCGGGCGCGGTAAGGATGTGGCGACGGTAGCGGGCGCTCTGGCAGGCGGCTATGCCGGCAACCAGGTACAGGGCGGCCTGCAGGATCGCGACACCTATACCACCACCGAACAGCGCTGCAAAACGGTCTACGATAAGCAGGATAAAATGCTGGGCTACGATGTCACCTATAAAATTGGCGACCAGCAGGGAAAAATTCGTATGGAGAACGATCCCGGCACCCGCATTCCGCTCGATCGTAACGGGCAATTGATTCTTAACAGCAACAGCGATCAGGCATAA
- a CDS encoding alpha/beta fold hydrolase, giving the protein MDHRAPQTVAPAPLRYASAEPVSWHDRTFSDFAHRYATVAGIRMHYVTGGNPQGETIVFLAGFPQSWYAWRKVMQLMKADYHLIALDLPGQGDSDRPGTGYDTRSLAEKVHGLLAQLNVTRYFLAAHDVGAWVAWPYAALYADEVKRLALLDAGIPGVTLPEALPATPDNAWKTWHFAFHMIPDLPEALIVGRERLYIEWFLKRKTACPDVFSDEEIDEYLRVMLANGGLRAGLAGYRAVALSAAQNAALHKQGKLKMPVLAVSAEFGSIADMAAPLRQFADDVSGVLVPHCGHFLPEEQPQAIAQELSAFFI; this is encoded by the coding sequence ATGGACCACCGCGCACCACAAACTGTTGCCCCTGCCCCGCTTCGTTATGCCAGCGCTGAGCCCGTCAGCTGGCACGATCGCACTTTTAGCGATTTCGCGCATCGCTACGCGACGGTGGCAGGGATCAGGATGCACTACGTTACCGGCGGGAATCCGCAGGGTGAAACGATCGTTTTTTTAGCCGGATTCCCCCAGAGCTGGTATGCCTGGCGTAAGGTTATGCAGCTTATGAAGGCGGATTATCACCTTATTGCGCTGGATCTGCCGGGCCAGGGAGACTCCGATCGCCCGGGAACCGGTTATGACACCCGCTCGCTGGCGGAGAAAGTTCATGGCCTACTGGCGCAGCTTAACGTTACGCGCTATTTCCTCGCCGCGCATGATGTCGGCGCCTGGGTCGCCTGGCCCTATGCGGCGCTGTATGCCGATGAAGTAAAGCGTCTGGCGTTACTGGATGCCGGTATTCCGGGCGTTACGCTGCCGGAAGCGCTGCCCGCCACGCCCGATAACGCCTGGAAAACCTGGCATTTTGCTTTTCATATGATCCCCGATCTGCCTGAAGCATTAATTGTCGGGCGCGAGCGTCTCTATATCGAATGGTTCCTGAAAAGAAAGACCGCCTGTCCGGACGTTTTTTCTGATGAAGAGATTGATGAATATCTGCGCGTAATGCTTGCCAATGGAGGGTTGCGCGCGGGCCTCGCCGGCTATCGAGCGGTTGCGCTTTCGGCTGCGCAAAATGCCGCGTTGCACAAGCAAGGGAAGCTCAAGATGCCGGTGCTGGCCGTTAGCGCCGAGTTCGGCTCGATTGCGGATATGGCTGCGCCATTGCGTCAATTTGCCGACGACGTTTCTGGCGTACTGGTGCCGCACTGCGGCCATTTCTTACCCGAAGAGCAGCCTCAGGCCATCGCCCAGGAGCTGAGCGCATTTTTCATTTGA
- a CDS encoding TetR/AcrR family transcriptional regulator produces the protein MVNKAKERGRPREFDTEQALDQAMLVFRQKGFHAASIADLAAAMNLTAGSIYKAFNDKRTLFLQVFERYTSQRNALLRQRLQPCATGREKIAELLRFYLDSAREVEGRRGCLVVGSATELQVLDDELSALVRQAFMRNKAFLSALVRQGQADGSLSPEVNVDSATELMLCITFGMRVLGKIENLTDREETIRLAMKLLA, from the coding sequence ATGGTGAATAAAGCCAAAGAACGCGGACGTCCGCGAGAATTTGATACTGAACAGGCGCTGGATCAGGCGATGCTGGTGTTTCGGCAAAAAGGCTTTCATGCCGCCTCAATAGCGGATCTGGCCGCCGCCATGAACTTAACCGCTGGCAGTATTTATAAGGCGTTTAACGACAAGCGCACTCTGTTTCTTCAGGTATTTGAACGTTATACCTCGCAGCGTAATGCCCTGCTGAGACAGCGCCTGCAACCTTGCGCTACGGGCCGCGAGAAAATAGCTGAACTGCTCCGGTTCTATCTCGATTCCGCGCGCGAGGTGGAAGGCAGGCGGGGTTGTCTGGTTGTCGGCAGCGCAACAGAGCTTCAGGTGCTGGATGATGAGCTGTCAGCGCTGGTGCGTCAGGCATTTATGCGTAATAAAGCGTTTCTGTCCGCCCTGGTGCGACAGGGTCAGGCGGATGGTTCGCTATCGCCAGAGGTTAACGTGGATAGCGCAACAGAGCTGATGCTCTGTATTACCTTTGGTATGCGCGTGCTGGGCAAAATTGAAAACCTGACGGACCGGGAAGAGACGATCAGGCTGGCAATGAAGCTGCTGGCTTAA